A genomic window from Fusarium oxysporum Fo47 chromosome VIII, complete sequence includes:
- a CDS encoding CENP-Q, a CENPA-CAD centromere complex subunit-domain-containing protein → MAPDPKPQGRKRGRPANASKQAPSASQDRPDEYEANVEEAARPKQRGRPKKKVQEDAPEEAVAQAEKPKKKRGRPSLEDKNAEKTTENAAQPKRKRGRPSLEKNQDEREAEPEMVEETAQPKRKRGRPSLERNQNEEPEEEAEDAGKQKRKKKSKEKQIEEPEEQPEEEPQSRKKGRKAAQQPEPEPEEPEAEPAPAPRKRRRREAKEPEPEPEEEEQPRRSPQNSRRDLGEDANSKGSKAEKSKKKDRAAQENAEDQPEEAPKKRGRPKGGRPSTENADEPQEEQQETNKKKRRGKEKDDALSDSGESLASPPKPYIHIAPFKRTIRSSKIAADWTGLSGASLPTTKSILKLAQQPILQRMAPTNNRRTHASAALHLVYRRMERKLARGLPFPPGNSSKTTKRRLDADGGRALELDFEAVLDGKAALERQLVPGMHAVDLLKTEKERIERELERDYEELRNLEANARAQTRERKDLFRKAHALAPTSRPASKDQDTTFVTDTKDEGSLKDIVDTPLEPIALQLADHVESIRGNLQQADGLTPQLSRTKAALQDVLQRYLDEGAYEQVVLG, encoded by the exons ATG GCTCCAGATCCAAAACCGCAAGGGCGCAAGCGCGGTAGGCCTGCAAACGCGTCCAAACAAGCCCCCAGCGCGTCGCAAGATCGACCAGACGAGTACGAAGCCAATGTCGAAGAAGCTGCGCGTCCGAAACAACGAGGACGACCAAAGAAAAAAGTGCAAGAAGATGCGCCCGAGGAAGCAGTAGCGCAGGCGGAGAAACCTAAAAAGAAGCGTGGTCGACCTTCACTTGAGGATAAGAATGCGGAAAAGACTACAGAAAATGCAGCGCAACCGAAACGAAAACGCGGTCGCCCTTCGCTAGAGAAGAATCAGGATGAGCGAGAGGCTGAGCCAGAAATGGTAGAGGAGACAGCCCAACCAAAGAGGAAGCGCGGACGCCCATCTCTCGAAAGGAATCAGAATgaggagcctgaggaggaagcAGAAGATGCTGGAAAGCAAAAacgaaagaagaagtcgaagGAGAAACAGATTGAAGAGCCGGAAGAGCAGCCAGAGGAGGAGCCCCAATCACGAAAAAAGGGCCGCAAGGCAGCTCAACAACCTGAACCCGAGCCGGAAGAACCAGAGGCAgaaccagcaccagcacccCGAAAGAGACGGCGACGTGAAGCGAAAGAGCCCGAGCCTGAacctgaagaagaggagcaACCACGACGAAGTCCACAAAATTCTCGGCGCGATCTCGGCGAAGATGCCAATAGCAAGGGCAGCAAGGCCGAaaagtccaagaagaaggatcgTGCAGCACAGGAAAACGCAGAAGATCAACCTGAAGAAGCTCCCAAGAAGCGCGGTCGCCCAAAAGGGGGAAGACCATCAACTGAGAACGCGGATGAACCacaagaagagcaacaagAGACGAATAAAAAGAAACGTCGTGGCAAAGAGAAAGACGATGCACTCTCCGATTCAGGCGAATCTCTCGCCTCTCCGCCAAAGCCATACATTCACATCGCTCCCTTCAAACGCACAATCCGCTCCTCCAAAATCGCCGCAGACTGGACCGGTCTATCGGGCGCATCACTTCCCACTACTAAATCCATCCTCAAACTCGCCCAACAACCTATCCTGCAACGTATGGCCCCAACAAACAACCGACGCACCCACGCCTCTGCAGCATTACATCTTGTCTACCGCCGCATGGAACGTAAACTCGCCCGTGGTCTACCCTTCCCGCCTGGGAATTCATCAAAGACTACAAAACGGCGCCTAGATGCTGATGGGGGTCGTGCGTTGGAGCTTGATTTTGAGGCGGTGCTCGATGGCAAGGCGGCGTTAGAGAGACAGCTTGTGCCCGGGATGCATGCAGTTGACTTGTTGAAGAcggagaaggagaggatAGAGAGAGAGCTTGAGAGAGATTATGAAGAGCTGAGGAACTTGGAGGCAAATGCGAGGGCGCAGACAAGAGAGCGGAAGGATTTGTTTCGAAAAGCTCATGCTCTGGCACCGACATCAAGGCCAGCCAGTAAGGATCAGGATACAACTTTTGTTACTGACACCAAAGATGAGGGAAGTCTCAAG GACATTGTCGATACACCTCTTGAGCCTATAGCCCTGCAACTAGCAGACCACGTCGAAAGCATCCGTGGTAACCTCCAACAAGCTGATGGGCTCACACCACAACTGAGTCGGACAAAAGCTGCTTTACAGGATGTGTTGCAGCGGTATCTAGATGAAGGAGCTTATGAGCAGGTTGTCCTTGGATAA
- a CDS encoding DASH complex subunit Spc34, with protein sequence MSLISAHLEQIGYSCQGIDSLPFPPPKIFTNALLSNHDITSLIRDTEPHERALFSVPPPPPPSTTLKPTEPEKKKSSGRRQTVFNVASGEVTTGPPPRTGAHPRRQTAVAAVLGGQMHEELRRGESDRKGDVDVNVLLRGAEKLCGVYELPGAKERIAALRSKHAHGKNTAAYYEARVAEQAEQLASLDHRDWYDEEEEEEEEGEVWTEDDLRREEEEAKEMEVKKRELQVRLRQMEKDLGGLMRM encoded by the exons ATGTCGCTCATCTCTGCGCATCTCGAACAAATTGGCTATTCGTGCCAGGGAATTGACTCTCTACC GTTCCCTCCTCCGAAGATCTTCACCAACGCCCTCCTCTCAAACCATGACATCACATCTCTCATCCGCGATACAGAACCCCACGAACGCGCCCTCTTCTCCGTCCCACCACCTCCTCCGCCCTCAACAACTCTCAAACCTACAGAAccagagaagaaaaagtccTCGGGTCGACGACAAACTGTCTTTAATGTAGCCTCAGGCGAAGTCACCACAGGACCTCCACCCCGCACCGGCGCACATCCCCGTCGACAAACGGCCGTAGCAGCTGTCTTAGGTGGTCAAATGCACGAAGAACTACGGCGCGGAGAATCAGATCGCAAAGGCGACGTCGATGTAAATGTTCTTCTGCGCGGCGCAGAAAAGCTCTGCGGTGTATACGAACTCCCCGGGGCGAAGGAGCGCATCGCTGCGCTGAGGAGTAAACATGCACATGGGAAGAACACAGCGGCGTATTACGAAGCGCGCGTCGCGGAGCAGGCAGAGCAGTTGGCGAGTTTGGATCATAGGGATTGGtatgatgaggaggaagaggaagaagaagagggtgaGGTTTGGACGGAGGATGACTTGAGaagggaggaggaggaggcgaaggagatggaggtgaagaagagggagctgcaggtgaggttgaggcaGATGGAGAAGGATCTTGGTGGTTTGATGAGAATGTGA
- a CDS encoding thioredoxin-like protein has protein sequence MPTISITVISDPVCPWCFIGALRLSRAIALYLKTVSSTDTITTKWHAYQLDPNTPTQPLITKIASKWGEDQVPSVKARLNGIAKAEGVEFNFNSTIGNTRDAHRLEKLGRLRGKETEVAMEIMRMYFLDGGDITSKEDLVTAAVKAGLERDEAREWLDGDDGGEEVDNEVHEMQEKGIRGVPRYMINDRYTIDGAEDVGEILEKLVMAREELLTENQ, from the coding sequence ATGCCTACGATCTCTATAACCGTCATATCAGACCCCGTCTGTCCCTGGTGTTTCATCGGCGCCCTCCGTTTATCCCGCGCCATAGCACTCTATCTCAAAACTGTCTCCTCAACGGACACTATCACCACCAAATGGCACGCTTACCAGCTGGATCCCAACACACCCACCCAACCCCTCATCACGAAGATAGCATCAAAATGGGGGGAAGACCAAGTACCATCAGTCAAAGCCCGCCTCAATGGTATCGCTAAGGCAGAGGGTGTGGAGTTCAACTTTAACTCTACGATTGGAAACACCAGAGATGCGCACCGATTGGAGAAGTTGGGGCGGCTCAGGGGCAAGGAGACGGAGGTTGCGATGGAGATTATGAGGATGTACTTTCTGGATGGTGGAGATATAACTAGTAAGGAGGATTTAGTGACTGCAGCGGTCAAGGCGGGACTTGAGAGGGACGAAGCGCGGGAGTGGTTGGATGGCGACGATGGGGGTGAGGAGGTTGATAATGAGGTTCATGAGATGCAAGAGAAGGGCATAAGGGGTGTACCACGGTACATGATCAATGATAGGTACACAATTGACGGAGCGGAGGATGTTGGGGAGATTCTGGAAAAGCTCGTTATGGCGAGAGAAGAGCTGCTTACTGAGAACCAGTAG
- a CDS encoding DNA replication/checkpoint protein, translated as MAIAMDENLRAEYESQSQQLRIDLKTWETEWAKTHEGKKPGRGDIKANEEIALKYKQYNKVRDILSGKIPPPSKEPRKRKSDTLPAQTPTKRTKHTQTPSKNRTLDHDEELMNTPAISRKLFSPASVTSVGPTPQRDGRVLGLFDLLVEKELGTPSKKDSATKSESARKVNATPSKRSAATDDEENERLGRTPMSSSKRQRLNHFMTPLKNKDGNRDAVTPSSVSKLQFDTPAFLKRNALPVLDENGDYDAPAPLRLPRKPFTRGLSEIVASLRKVEEETLDDDLDALRDAEEEGMGEPKPKTLFPSKPKDDVLVEETQTRQLPLGGFDDEALYDSPVEENGNPTRVYKKKGQKRTTRMVKMRPTRTKRPENMGENPQSDIENDETQADGEDAGSDFEEVKEKKPTQKKEGTVRKAARKVNELANANFQRLKLRNHGAKGGPGFNSRFRRRR; from the exons ATGGCTATAGCAATGGACGAAAATTTGAGAGCAGAATATGAAAGTCAATCACAGCAACTGCGCATCGACTTGAAGACTTGGGAGACAGAATGGGCAAAGACACACGAGGGCAAGAAGCCAGGAAGAGGGgacatcaaggccaacgaaGAGATCG CTTTGAAATATAAACAATATAACAAGGTTCGAGATATACTCTCGGGCAAAATCCCACCTCCCTCGAAAGAACCCAGGAAGCGAAAATCCGATACTTTACCAGCACAGACACCCACCAAACGCACCAAACACACTCAGACTCCCTCCAAGAACCGTACACTAGACCATGATGAGGAACTCATGAACACACCAGCCATATCGCGAAAGCTGTTCAGTCCCGCGTCGGTGACCTCAGTGGGTCCGACACCACAAAGGGATGGTCGCGTGCTTGGCCTCTTTGACTTATTGGTAGAGAAGGAGCTAGGAACACCGTCGAAAAAAGATTCTGCGACCAAATCAGAGTCCGCACGAAAGGTCAATGCAACTCCGAGCAAACGATCAGCTGCCACGGATGACGAGGAGAACGAGAGGCTTGGCCGAACCCCTATGTCATCTAGTAAACGACAAAGACTGAACCACTTCATGACTCcgttgaagaacaaggatggAAACAGGGATGCCGTTACGCCCTCTTCGGTCTCGAAACTCCAATTCGATACACCCGCGTTCTTGAAACGCAATGCTCTACCAGTTCTTGACGAGAATGGCGATTATGATGCCCCAGCACCCCTACGGCTACCGCGCAAGCCTTTCACACGAGGTCTCAGTGAAATTGTGGCGAGTCTTCGaaaggtggaggaggagaccTTGGACGACGACTTGGACGCATTGCGCGacgctgaagaagaagggatgGGTGAACCTAAGCCCAAGACGTTATTCCCGTCGAAACCAAAGGATGATGTTCTGGTAGAGGAGACCCAGACACGGCAATTACCACTTGGTGGtttcgatgatgaagcctTGTACGACAGCCCAGTGGAGGAAAATGGTAACCCGACTAGAGTGtataagaagaagggtcAGAAGCGAACTACAAGAATGGTCAAGATGCGTCCAACTCGAACCAAGCGGCCCGAAAACATGGGAGAGAACCCTCAGAGCGATATTGAGAACGACGAAACGCAAGCTGATGGTGAAGATGCTGGATCTGATTTTGAGGaagtcaaggagaagaagcccacacagaagaaggagggcaCTGTTAGGAAGGCTGCGCGAAAGGTCAATGAGCTGGCTAATGCAAACTTCCAACGGTTAAAGCTTAGGAATCACGGAGCAAAGGGCGGCCCTGGTTTTAATAGTAGATTCCGGCGACGAAGGTGA
- a CDS encoding P-loop containing nucleoside triphosphate hydrolase protein, which produces MMELESTDINFSVTWLLGLKPKSTYPSWARDFLTDEPHFLVSRLLGLLPTRKPRRRLRRRRNRSKTVIVPEEPLNEDDQDADDQNMDGFGLGKLYGDIPYETDDDSESEAEDARVVEEEPPVLAEPAFLELCKMMEELLDEIEKSQQEDTDDSDNESIDGLEPEACQDESPSRIEWLRQKKVEKAENKYLDRVMSLTGLEEVKAFFLQAKARVKAAQRRETDLKKENFDAVFMGGEGTGKTMLARLYAKYLISLGVVKKSGVFTGINRFSAYNMSKTSTLSTIHNTSNACGGCIAIIDHAHLMNSDDCNLWSLYVRSQDLPGKVVLIIAGNGEWGLSDLMGYSAEVSNHFPVLKLPNYTAEELQMVFHGMMRKWFKGKMEVEGGYDGLYVKILIRRIVSGASEKTFGNIWPVRKAFLEACRRQVERFIQARKTGNYLEDFRMTKEDLLGNKPSLGPEKSPAWKELQQLVGLDDVKESILAVVNQVNQNFIREMRGDDPLHVSPNRVFLGPPGTGKTTVAKLYGRILADFGLLSKGDVVTKTPADLLDRYIGGSENNTQEALREAKGNVLIIDDAHMLDPGTNGSAGSSKNGDFRGGIIDTIVAEVTGAAGEDRCVILCGYSDQMKELYANANPGLARRFPLDTAFVFENFSEDTLGKVLDLKLAKEKLVATDKAREVAMEVLKRASVRPNFGNGGEVDNILSKAISARFRRIAKEKKPQDEDLDQVPLEPQDFDANYDRLSQAVTNTRALFDEFVGFEEIISKFESYQYMVQGMRLRNVDPRPYVPFTYVFKGPPGTGKTSTARKLGQIFYDMGLLAAPDVVDVSASQLVGEYCGQTGPKTRRLLESALGKVLFIDEAYRLNGARGSFAEEAVSELVDAVTKPQFARKLIIVLAGYEEDMDRLLRSNQGIKSRFATEFTFRPLRTEQCIEQLRQVVGKVGITIQATPEMDTTTRTSLFSLLQRLSNDKGWASGRSIETLGERLIGHIFKECAIKGYTGKDLIVSGRELVTILGQASGVPYASIKMRGGQIPMGAKVMTLKDLETSE; this is translated from the exons ATGATGGAGCTTGAATCTACTGATATCAACTTTTCCGTCACATGGCTACTTGGTCTCAAGCCAAAATCCACGTATCCCTCATGGGCAAGAGACTTTCTGACCGATGAACCACACTTCCTTGTGAGCCgtcttctcggccttcttcCCACTCGCAAGCCCCGCCGGCGCTTGAGAAGGCGGCGCAATCGTTCCAAGACTGTAATTGTACCCGAAGAGCCTCTGAATGAGGATGATCAAGATGCCGACGACCAAAATATGGATGGCTTTGGTCTAGGGAAATTATACGGTGATATTCCATACGAAACTGATGATGATTCCGAGTCTGAAGCTGAGGACGCACGTGTGGTGGAAGAGGAGCCACCTGTCTTGGCAGAGCCAGCATTCCTTGAACTATgcaagatgatggaagagCTTCTGGATGAAATTGA AAAATCACAGCAAGAAGACACCGACGACTCGGACAACGAATCGATAGACGGCCTAGAACCCGAAGCTTGCCAAGATGAATCCCCATCAAGAATCGAATGGTTGCGACAAAAGAAGGTGGAAAAGGCAGAGAACAAATACCTCGACCGAGTCATGTCTTTAACCGGCCTCGAAGAAGTCAAGGCTTTCTTCTTACAAGCAAAGGCGAGAGTCAAGGCCGCTCAGAGGCGTGAGACCGATCTGAAGAAAGAGAACTTTGATGCAGTCTTCATGGGAGGTGAGGGGACAGGCAAGACAATGCTGGCTCGCCTCTATGCCAAATACCTGATATCTCTTGGCGTGGTGAAGAAGTCTGGTGTTTTCACTGGAATCAACAGATTCTCGGCATATAACATGTCTAAAACATCGACTTTGAGCACCATACATAACACAAGCAATGCCTGCGGTGGCTGC ATTGCCATCATTGACCACGCTCACCTAATGAACAGCGACGATTGTAATCTCTGGAGCCTCTATGTTCGCTCACAAGACCTGCCCGGAAAAGTTGTCCTCATTATAGCTGGCAATGGCGAATGGGGTTTGTCAGACTTGATGGGTTACAGTGCTGAGGTTTCCAATCACTTTCCTGTTCTGAAGTTGCCAAATTACACAGCAGAAGAGCTCCAGATGGTATTCCATGGCATGATGCGAAAGTGGTTCAAGGGAAAAATGGAAGTCGAGGGCGGCTACGATGGCCTGTATGTCAAGATTCTGATCCGCAGAATCGTTTCAGGGGCCAGCGAAAAGACATTTGGTAATATCTGGCCGGTTAGAAAGGCATTTCTCGAAGCTTGCAGGCGTCAAGTTGAACGCTTTATTCAGGCTCGTAAGACAGGGAACTACCTGGAAGACTTCAGAATGACCAAAGAAGACCTACTGGGCAATAAGCCTTCTCTTGGTCCCGAGAAGAGCCCTGCCTGGAAAGAGCTTCAACAACTTGTCGGGTTGGACGATGTTAAGGAGTCGATACTCGCTGTGGTCAACCAAGTCAACCAGAACTTTATCCGAGAAATGCGTGGCGACGATCCTTTGCATGTTTCACCAAACCGAGTCTTCTTGGGACCTCCAGGTACCGGCAAAACCACAGTTGCAAAGCTCTATGGTAGAATTCTCGCAGATTTCGGCCTCTTGTCCAAGGGCGATGTCGTCACGAAGACTCCAGCTGATCTTCTCGATCGCTATATCGGAGGATCAGAGAACAACACGCAAGAAGCCCTCAGGGAAGCAAAGGGCAATGTTCTGATCATAGATGATGCCCACATGCTTGACCCAGGCACCAACGGAAGTGCTGGTAGTTCTAAGAACGGTGATTTCAGAGGCGGGATCATCGACACGATTGTTGCAGAGGTAACTGGAGCTGCTGGAGAGGATCGATGTGTTATCCTCTGCGGTTACTCTGACCAGATGAAGGAGTTGTATGCAAATGCCAACCCCGGTCTGGCCCGAAGATTCCCGCTGGATACTGCGTTTGTGTTTGAAAACTTCAGCGAGGATACCTTGGGCAAGGTGTTAGACCTCAAGCTGGCAAAGGAGAAGCTGGTCGCCACCGACAAGGCCCGTGAGGTTGCTATGGAGGTACTGAAGCGAGCCTCTGTTCGGCCAAACTTTGGCAATGGCGGTGAGGTGGACAATATTTTATCCAAGGCCATCTCAGCACGTTTCCGTCGCATTGCTAAAGAGAAGAAACCACAGGATGAGGATCTCGACCAAGTTCCTCTAGAACCTCAGGACTTTGATGCCAACTACGATCGGCTGTCACAAGCTGTGACAAACACGCGGGCCCTGTTCGACGAGTTTGTCGGCTTCGAGGAAATCATCTCCAAGTTCGAATCGTACCAGTACATGGTGCAAGGTATGCGATTGCGCAATGTCGACCCTCGGCCCTATGTGCCGTTCACATATGTCTTCAAGGGTCCTCCCGGAACTGGAAAGACATCGACCGCGAGAAAACTTGGCCAGATCTTTTATGACATGGGCCTGCTTGCCGCACCAGATGTCGTTGATGTCTCAGCGTCACAGCTTGTTGGTGAATATTGTGGCCAAACTGGTCCCAAAACACGCCGACTGCTCGAATCGGCACTCGGCAAAGTTCTCTTCATAGACGAGGCATACAGACTCAATGGCGCTCGTGGATCGtttgctgaagaagcagtcagcgagcttgttgatgccgTGACAAAGCCTCAGTTTGCACGCAAGCTTATCATTGTGTTGGCAGGCTATGAGGAGGACATGGACCGTCTTCTGCGTAGCAACCAAGGCATCAAGAGTCGGTTCGCTACCGAGTTCACTTTCCGCCCCCTTCGAACGGAGCAGTGTATCGAGCAATTACGACAAGTTGTTGGAAAGGTGGGCATCACTATTCAAGCTACACCAGAGATGGATACTACTACTCGCACATCTTTGTTCTCACTGCTCCAGCGTTTGAGCAACGACAAAGGCTGGGCCAGTGGCCGCAGCATCGAGACCCTTGGTGAGCGCCTGATCGGACATATCTTTAAGGAATGCGCCATCAAGGGTTATACCGGCAAGGACCTTATTGTTTCAGGTCGTGAGCTGGTTACCATCTTGGGACAGGCATCGGGTGTTCCTTATGCCAGCATCAAGATGCGAGGTGGTCAGATCCCTATGGGCGCCAAGGTGATGACCCTTAAGGATCTGGAGACATCGGAGTAG